From the Deltaproteobacteria bacterium genome, the window AGGTGATCAGACCAAAGATAATGATCCAGCTTGAGTCAATCCTGATCTCGATGCCAAATATCTCAAAGATACGCCATGAGGTACGCATTCCCTTCCCTTCCTCCTATCTTGTCTTGGCCCCCTATCAATTTCACGCTAGGTTTTTGTTAGCCTTCTGGATTTTGGGTTCAGGCGTCTTTCCGCCATAGCCAGTTCTTCCAGGCCCTGGCGGTCCAGTATCCTGATACGGGGGCCGTCCGATTGGATCAAACCTTGCCGGATCATCTTGGCGAGGATGCGCGAGAGGGTCTCGGGGATGGTTCCCAAAAGGCTCGCCAGTTGGCCCTTGGGGATATCCAACTCCAGGTCTTTGGATCTGTCTCTCTGTTCGCTCAAGTAAAGGAGGTAAGCAGCGAGCCTCCCTGGCACCTCTTTGAGAGAGAGATCCTCGATCAGAAGGGTGAACCTGCGCAAACGCCGGGACAAAACTGCCAGCATGTTCAAGGCCAGGGAAGAATCCTTCTTGATGAGTTCAACAAAGGCGTCTCGAGGAAAAAAGAAGACCCGACTCTGCTCTAGGGCCTCGGCATGGGCCGGAAATCGTTGGCCTGCGAATACCGATACCTCACCAAAGGGTTCCCCCGGGCCGAAGATATGGAGGATCTGTTCCTTGCCATCGGGGGAAAGCTTGAAGATCTTCACCCTGCCCGAGATGACCACATAAAAGCCTGCTCCCACATCCCCCTCGGAAAAGATGATCTGGCCCCGCTTATAGGAGCGATCTACCACTATCCTGGCCAGATCCTCATGCTGTTCACGGGGGAGACCTTCAAAAGGGGGAATGGCAGCAATATGCTCAATCAGATCCATGGCAATTTCCCCGAGTGATAAAAAATAACATT encodes:
- a CDS encoding Crp/Fnr family transcriptional regulator gives rise to the protein MDLIEHIAAIPPFEGLPREQHEDLARIVVDRSYKRGQIIFSEGDVGAGFYVVISGRVKIFKLSPDGKEQILHIFGPGEPFGEVSVFAGQRFPAHAEALEQSRVFFFPRDAFVELIKKDSSLALNMLAVLSRRLRRFTLLIEDLSLKEVPGRLAAYLLYLSEQRDRSKDLELDIPKGQLASLLGTIPETLSRILAKMIRQGLIQSDGPRIRILDRQGLEELAMAERRLNPKSRRLTKT